Proteins from one Corticium candelabrum chromosome 4, ooCorCand1.1, whole genome shotgun sequence genomic window:
- the LOC134178689 gene encoding CMP-N-acetylneuraminate-beta-galactosamide-alpha-2,3-sialyltransferase 1-like — protein MRFGVSQYNPRSRPLKEDSNSRKTVLNTLTVFWHSWTCKRLPLLLLTTACLALFAPNFYLYLKDSLEYRRSFYQLSVFMNESSSKQVSRNVPNRLNRENITNEQSTVNITKKQSTLWKERGCESKTPLLLCNRSLGAAKHTVYNDISRSIALANQTVFSNSNVLVERARSCALVGSSGRLLSQRHADDIDGHDVVIRLNDAPIYPYENYVGRRMPDVAIINLAVSRKGKCLQNVNPKTLLVQCHHPGGISTIGRFCATHGPVYAFSRHLISTVNDILSKYVLKHRLKGLRSPTAGMYAVIFSLHLCKELDIYGFGAGKGELYSYYRDLLTPSTQHYFDLEEEFLKDISHNLTTPVDVSWMGCNRVSFHP, from the coding sequence AAAAACAGTGCTCAACACTTTGACTGTCTTCTGGCATTCTTGGACATGTAAACGTTTGCCGTTGTTACTATTGACTACAGCATGTTTGGCGTTGTTTGCACCAAATTTCTACCTTTATCTCAAGGACAGTCTCGAATATAGACGTTCGTTTTACCAACTGTCTGTTTTCATGAATGAGTCGTCATCCAAACAAGTATCAAGAAACGTGCCTAACAGGCTCAACCGTGAAAACATTACCAATGAGCAGTCCACAGTAAACATTACCAAGAAGCAGTCAACACTGTGGAAAGAAAGAGGATGTGAAAGTAAGACACCTCTCCTTCTCTGTAACAGATCACTAGGAGCTGCTAAACATACGGTGTATAACGATATATCAAGAAGTATAGCTCTTGCCAACCAGACTGTGTTCTCAAACTCTAATGTTCTAGTGGAACGAGCGAGATCGTGCGCTCTAGTCGGTTCATCAGGAAGGCTTTTGAGTCAGAGACACGCTGATGATATCGACGGACACGACGTTGTCATACGACTAAACGACGCTCCAATTTATCCTTACGAGAACTACGTTGGGAGACGTATGCCTGATGTTGCAATTATCAATTTAGCCGTCTCACGTAAAGGAAAGTGTCTCCAAAACGTAAACCCTAAAACACTTTTGGTTCAGTGTCATCATCCAGGTGGAATTAGCACAATTGGGCGATTCTGTGCAACACATGGCCCCGTCTATGCATTTTCCAGGCATCTTATTAGCACTGTTAACGATATTTTGTCAAAGTACGTGTTAAAACATCGTCTCAAAGGTCTGAGGAGTCCAACAGCGGGAATGTATGCCGTCATCTTTTCCTTACATTTGTGCAAGGAGCTTGATATTTATGGGTTTGGTGCCGGAAAGGGAGAGTTGTATTCATACTACAGAGATCTTCTCACGCCCAGTACACAGCATTATTTTGACTTGGAGGAAGAATTTCTCAAAGATATTTCACACAACCTGACAACACCCGTTGACGTGTCGTGGATGGGATGCAACAGAGTGTCATTCCATCCCTGA
- the LOC134178324 gene encoding uncharacterized protein LOC134178324 translates to MSHGQLQASYLNKQDSHTDLPQSQFLTPSSQLSNVFQTLQDAYGSSESETSPEKLPGRSSFSTVVSPHVCRQLDVYKENRIDSLEMENSILDDESQLDLRNQKHSEETLSENLRMFQVTPIMTNERKRNVAVIRNSAKSAPDTSGAPRSPMPRRSKRSRKSLIICVRCGNDSPAPLLKCGSCSQKWHHECLGIREDDTSPFFCFPPEGCRL, encoded by the exons ATGTCACATGGACAGTTACAGGCTTCGTACCTGAATAAACAAG ATTCTCACACTGATTTGCCACAGTCTCAATTTTTAACCCCAAGTTCACAACTTTCCAATGTTTTCCAAACACTTCAAGATGCGTATGGAAGTAGCGAGTCTGAAACGTCTCCAG AAAAGCTGCCCGGAAGATCATCGTTTTCCACTGTGGTTTCTCCACATGTCTGCCGTCAGTTGGATGTCTACAAAGAAAACAGAATTGATTCCCTTGAGATGGAAAATTCAATACTTGATGACG AGTCTCAATTAGATCTAAGAAACCAAAAACATTCTGAAGAAACCCTTTCTGAAAACTTACGAATGTTTCAAG TGACACCTATTATGACTAATGAAAGGAAGAGAAACGTTGCTGTAATCAGGAATTCAGCAA AATCAGCTCCAGACACTTCCGGCGCGCCACGATCGCCTATGCCTAGACGGTCAAAGCGGTCAAGAAAATCGCTGATCATCTGTGTGCGTTGTGGAAATGACAGTCCAGCTCCTCTACTAAAATGCGGGTCTTGTTCTCAAAAATGGCACCATGAATGCCTTGGCATCAGAGAAGACGACACAAGTCCTTTCTTTTGCTTTCCTCCTGAAGGATGCAGACTGTGA